One stretch of Rhodoferax lithotrophicus DNA includes these proteins:
- a CDS encoding tetratricopeptide repeat protein — protein sequence MDYYDQMRLKHLYLIPLLLTLNVNTPAQTIHETESGTQISALDSALFYQLLLGELNARSDEPASAFSLILDAARQTNDPALFKRAVYIALQARSGESALIAAKAWSQAIPHSKEANRYVLQVLLGLNRTAEALDPLKRDITLTSSKEQSDAIWLIPGLFERSSDRVLAATTVQKALASFLTNTNLGPTAWATIGRMWLHADVKPAALKAATSGLGMSPRAEHPALLALSLLNSDVPAAQELVQKHLPYARPEFRMAYVKVLLNAKHESDAKTQLDTLQKQSPDYPDTWLINGALAMQDGQIQAAQQQLQRYLELTEPNTHTTALGSYARGRTQALFSLAQIAQQSKDFKQADAWLQRIDTPEDAMRAQIRRAILVAQQGQLEAALTMIQNVPALTTDDLQLQQSAQIQLLKDDKQYTRARALLQTQLTQDPENLDLVYDLAMLQEKLGDIDDMERLLRRLINTKPDDPHAYNALGYSLADRGLRLPEAITLITKALELKPNDPFITDSLAWAEFRSGNLDRALKLLQTAFKDKPDAEIAAHLGEVLWTLNRQMEAQDIWREGLKLNPSNETLINTLTRLKVVL from the coding sequence ATGGATTATTATGACCAGATGCGTCTCAAACACCTTTATTTGATCCCCTTGCTGTTGACCCTCAACGTCAACACACCTGCGCAAACCATTCATGAAACAGAGTCAGGGACTCAAATTTCTGCGCTGGACAGTGCATTGTTCTACCAGCTTTTACTTGGCGAACTTAATGCCCGAAGTGATGAACCTGCCAGTGCGTTTTCACTAATTCTTGATGCTGCTCGCCAAACCAATGACCCCGCCCTGTTCAAGCGCGCTGTATACATCGCATTGCAAGCCAGATCAGGTGAGTCCGCCTTGATTGCCGCCAAAGCCTGGAGTCAGGCAATACCTCATTCCAAAGAAGCGAATCGCTACGTTTTGCAGGTTTTATTGGGACTTAATCGTACGGCCGAAGCGCTTGATCCACTCAAGCGCGATATCACACTCACATCAAGTAAAGAGCAAAGTGATGCCATATGGCTCATCCCGGGACTGTTTGAACGATCAAGTGATCGTGTGTTGGCTGCAACAACGGTTCAAAAAGCTTTGGCGAGCTTTCTTACGAACACCAATTTAGGCCCAACCGCCTGGGCGACCATTGGGCGTATGTGGCTCCATGCAGATGTCAAGCCTGCCGCACTTAAGGCCGCCACCAGCGGGTTGGGCATGAGTCCGCGCGCTGAACACCCTGCGTTACTGGCACTATCCTTATTGAACTCCGACGTACCTGCGGCACAAGAGTTGGTGCAAAAACATTTACCTTATGCCCGACCTGAATTTCGTATGGCCTACGTCAAGGTACTCCTCAATGCCAAACATGAATCTGATGCAAAAACACAGTTGGACACTCTTCAAAAGCAAAGTCCAGACTATCCAGATACGTGGCTGATCAATGGGGCATTGGCCATGCAAGATGGCCAAATTCAAGCTGCTCAACAGCAACTTCAGCGCTACCTCGAACTCACCGAGCCCAACACCCATACAACCGCACTCGGAAGTTATGCACGTGGCCGCACGCAGGCTCTTTTTTCACTGGCTCAAATTGCCCAGCAGAGCAAAGATTTCAAACAGGCGGATGCATGGTTGCAACGCATTGATACACCTGAAGATGCCATGCGTGCACAAATCAGGCGCGCCATCCTAGTGGCGCAACAAGGCCAGCTCGAAGCTGCTTTAACGATGATCCAGAATGTTCCCGCGCTGACGACCGATGACCTTCAGCTCCAACAATCTGCACAAATTCAGTTGCTCAAGGATGACAAGCAATATACACGTGCCCGTGCGTTGCTTCAAACGCAACTGACCCAAGACCCGGAGAATCTGGATCTGGTGTACGACTTGGCCATGCTGCAGGAAAAACTGGGCGACATTGACGACATGGAACGCCTGCTGCGCCGGTTGATCAACACCAAACCAGACGACCCGCATGCTTACAACGCCCTAGGATATTCACTGGCAGACCGCGGTTTGCGACTGCCGGAAGCCATTACCCTGATCACCAAAGCCCTGGAGCTGAAGCCCAACGACCCCTTCATCACCGACAGCCTGGCGTGGGCGGAATTTCGCAGCGGAAACCTGGATCGAGCCTTAAAGCTCTTGCAAACCGCTTTCAAAGACAAACCCGATGCCGAAATTGCAGCACACCTAGGTGAAGTGCTCTGGACGCTAAACCGGCAGATGGAGGCACAGGACATCTGGCGGGAAGGCCTCAAGCTCAACCCCAGCAATGAAACACTGATCAACACACTGACTCGCCTGAAAGTTGTTTTGTGA
- a CDS encoding lipoprotein insertase outer membrane protein LolB produces MNHRPVLLTVQFIAILFIAGCAIKPRIVDQNDQKIPSWYGRLSMQVQGHPNESPPEKQSFNAAFGLRGTPQFGYLDFYSPLGSTAAAIHWTPEFASLETQGETHTFAGLNPLIQHLLGTDVPVSALFDWLNGRERAVNGWEVNLTQFAQGRISAQRISPLPQAQLRIILDN; encoded by the coding sequence GTGAATCACCGTCCCGTTTTGTTGACTGTTCAGTTTATTGCTATTTTATTCATAGCTGGATGCGCAATAAAACCAAGAATCGTCGACCAAAATGATCAAAAAATACCCAGTTGGTATGGTCGTCTGTCCATGCAGGTACAAGGCCATCCAAATGAATCGCCGCCAGAAAAACAATCCTTTAATGCCGCCTTTGGATTACGAGGCACGCCACAGTTTGGATATCTGGATTTTTACAGCCCGTTGGGCAGCACTGCCGCAGCGATTCATTGGACACCCGAATTTGCCAGTTTAGAAACACAAGGTGAAACACACACCTTCGCCGGGCTCAATCCATTAATCCAACATCTGCTAGGCACCGATGTACCTGTCTCCGCCTTGTTCGACTGGTTAAATGGTCGAGAACGAGCAGTCAATGGCTGGGAGGTGAACTTGACGCAATTTGCCCAAGGAAGAATCTCAGCCCAACGCATTTCACCCCTGCCCCAAGCCCAATTACGCATTATTTTGGACAACTGA